One Phoenix dactylifera cultivar Barhee BC4 chromosome 14, palm_55x_up_171113_PBpolish2nd_filt_p, whole genome shotgun sequence DNA window includes the following coding sequences:
- the LOC103705707 gene encoding uncharacterized protein At1g66480-like, whose protein sequence is MGNCLFIQDKEMIEIMRMDGKMLRYRSPLKAYRVLSEFPGHAISDALPVIHHLDPTTDMRSGRLYYLLPPKTPTKETGLGNGVVRIKMVISKQELKDLLRKGGVTFDSMISLGQRGPSNGRSGDGEEKCIGWRPALESISEGNDC, encoded by the coding sequence ATGGGGAATTGCTTATTTATTCAGGACAAGGAGATGATCGAGATCATGAGAATGGATGGGAAGATGCTCAGATACCGATCACCATTGAAAGCCTATCGAGTTCTGTCTGAATTCCCTGGGCACGCGATCTCCGACGCACTCCCCGTCATCCACCATCTCGATCCCACAACCGATATGAGAAGCGGGCGGCTCTACTATCTTCTCCCTCCGAAGACGCCAACCAAGGAGACCGGGCTTGGAAATGGAGTTGTTAGGATCAAGATGGTTATCAGTAAGCAGGAGTTGAAGGACTTGCTACGTAAGGGAGGGGTCACCTTTGACAGTATGATATCTcttggtcagagaggaccaagCAATGGAAGGAGTGGTGATGGTGAAGAGAAGTGCATCGGCTGGAGGCCTGCTTTAGAAAGCATATCAGAAGGGAATGATTGCTAG